In Hevea brasiliensis isolate MT/VB/25A 57/8 chromosome 13, ASM3005281v1, whole genome shotgun sequence, a single genomic region encodes these proteins:
- the LOC110648022 gene encoding putative germin-like protein 2-1 gives MFAPQLKLQSSPQILVLRHRKDFEMAFNFFLFLGLFLTLSSFALASDPMPLQDFCVADANAAVLVNGVACKDPKMVQAKDFSFSGLHLLGNTSNAVGSKVTPVNVAQIPGLNTLGISLARIDYAPWGINPPHTHPRASEILTVVKGSLEVGFITSNPENRLIKKVLKKGDVFVFPVNLIHFQRNVGTGNAVAIAALSSQNPGVITTANAVFGSTPSIPSDILAKAFKLDTKVIDYLQTKF, from the exons ATGTTTGCCCCACAGCTCAAACTTCAATCAAGTCCTCAAATTCTAGTCTTGAGACACAGAAAAGACTTTGAAATGgcttttaatttctttcttttcttgggGCTATTTCTAACTCTTTCCTCCTTTGCTCTGGCTTCTGATCCAATGCCACTTCAAGATTTCTGTGTGGCTGATGCAAATGCTGCAG TTCTAGTGAACGGTGTTGCATGCAAGGATCCCAAGATGGTGCAAGCCAAGGATTTCTCCTTCAGTGGACTTCACTTGCTAGGCAATACATCAAATGCAGTAGGGTCTAAGGTTACCCCCGTCAATGTAGCCCAAATACCAGGACTTAACACTCTTGGCATTTCACTTGCTCGTATCGACTATGCTCCATGGGGTATTAACCCTCCCCACACACACCCCCGTGCCTCTGAAATCTTGACAGTAGTTAAAGGCAGTCTCGAAGTTGGATTCATCACATCTAACCCTGAAAACCGTCTCATCAAAAAGGTTTTAAAGAAGGGTGACGTATTCGTCTTCCCTGTCAATCTCATTCACTTCCAGAGAAATGTAGGGACTGGTAATGCTGTTGCTATTGCAGCTCTAAGCAGCCAAAATCCTGGGGTCATTACCACTGCCAATGCAGTGTTTGGTTCTACACCTTCTATCCCCAGTGATATTCTTGCAAAGGCTTTCAAGTTGGATACTAAGGTCATTGATTACCTGCAAACAAAGTTCTAA
- the LOC110648029 gene encoding putative germin-like protein 2-1 — protein sequence MMSFKSFRLLGFFALTFSLALASDGSPLQDFCVANPNNQVLVNGASCKDPKQVQAGDFLFTGLHLPGNTSNPAGSKATLVTAAQLPGLNTLGVSMVRIDYAPWGINPPHTHPRASEILTVLEGTLEVGFVTSNPDNRLITKVLNKGDVFVFPVGLIHFQRNTGNGYAVAIAAFNSQNPGVITIANAVFGSKPDISIDILTKAFQADKNVISQFQAKF from the exons ATGATGTCTTTCAAAAGCTTTCGTTTGTTAGGATTCTTTGCCCTAACTTTTTCTCTTGCTTTAGCTTCTGATGGTAGTCCTCTTCAAGATTTCTGTGTGGCAAACCCCAATAATCAAG TGCTAGTGAATGGCGCATCGTGCAAGGACCCAAAGCAGGTACAAGCAGGTGATTTCTTATTCACTGGGCTTCACTTGCCAGGCAACACATCGAACCCTGCAGGTTCGAAGGCAACACTAGTTACAGCAGCCCAATTACCGGGACTAAACACTCTTGGCGTTTCCATGGTTCGTATAGACTATGCACCATGGGGTATCAACCCTCCACACACGCATCCAAGAGCTTCAGAAATCTTGACAGTTTTGGAGGGTACCCTTGAAGTAGGGTTTGTGACTTCTAACCCAGACAACCGTCTCATTACCAAAGTGCTTAACAAGGGTGATGTGTTTGTGTTCCCTGTGGGTCTCATTCACTTCCAGAGAAACACGGGAAATGGATATGCTGTTGCCATTGCTGCATTCAATAGCCAAAATCCTGGAGTCATCACCATTGCTAATGCTGTGTTTGGTTCAAAACCTGACATCTCCATAGATATTCTTACAAAAGCTTTCCAAGCTGACAAGAATGTGATTTCTCAATTCCAAGCCAAATTTTAG